The genomic DNA TGTGGATGCTCGACGCTGGGCACGCCGTAGCAACCGCTGGGGTGGACCGAGCCACGCGCGGTCCGGCGGCGACCCGGGTCTCCCTCCACCCAGGGCTCGGATTCGCGGCTGCCGTGCACGTCGATCACGCCTCGATGCACGTCACCCTCGTCGACCCGACCGGTGCAGTACGCGCCCAGAGCGAGGCGCCGCTCGGCCACGTCGAAGAGCGGGCCGCCGACATCGCAGCACTGATCGCCGAGTGCCGACGCGCCGTGCAGGGTCCGCTGCGACAGGTCGTCGTCGCGATGCCGGGGATCGTCACGCCCGACGGCGAGATCAGAGACGACCAGGGACCGGACGGCGGCGCGTTCCGCGCAGCTCTCGTGGCCCATCTCGACTGTCCCGTTCGCATCGAGAACGATGTCAACCTCGCCGCGCTCGCCGAATCGGACAACGGCGTCGGGCAGGATCTCTCGAGCTTCACCCTCCTCATGATCGACCAGGGTCTCGGCGCCGGCACCGTGCTCGACGGGGTGCTGCGCCGCGGCGCGGCCGGCATCGCGGGCGAGGTGCAGTACGTCCCGCAACCACCGGTGCCGATCGGCGTCCCTGTGCTCAACGACGATGTCGTGAGTGATCTCGCCCTCTTGCACGGCAGGGATCCGTCCGACCCGCTGCCGGTGCACCTCGACGCCTGTGCCGAAGGCGACACCGCGGCGAAGGCGATCGTCGATGAACTGGCCAGACGCCTCGTCATCGTCGCGGGCAGCGTCACACTGGTGATCGATCCGGAGGCGTTCGTCCTCGCCGGTCATGCGACGCATCCGTGTTTCGTGGCCGCAGTCGACCGTGCCGCCGATGCGCTGTCGCATCTGCTCGCAATGCGATTCGTCCCCTCGGCGTTCGGACGAGAGGCGACGATGGTCGGCGCGATCGGTCAGGCGGCATCCGCCCTTCGCGAATCTATGTTCGCCAGGTTCGCCTCAATCGGCGGCATGGTCGCCCGATGACGGCGCCATCGGATCTCACCACCCGACTCGGACTCGGCGGCGAAGCGCGCGCGATCATCCTCAACGCGGATGACTTCGGCATGTGCCACGCGGCGAACGAGGCGATCACCGAGCTGCTGGTCGCCGGTCACCTCGATTCATCGACGGTCATGCTGCCGTGCGCATGGGCGCCGGAAGCGCTCCAGTTCGCGGCTGCGCATCCCGATGCGAGCGTGGGCGTGCACCTCGTGCTCACCAGCGAGTGGAGCCGCTATCGCTGGCGCCCGCTCACAGGTACGGCGACGAGCCTCGTCGACCGCGACGGCTACTTCCCGACCGAGGTGCGAAGCGTGGAAGAGCGCGCTTCGGTGCAAGACGCCTCGGCTGAACTCGGCGCTCAGATCGACGCCGCGCTCGCAGCCGGCGTCGATGTCACGCATCTCGACAACCACATGGGCTCCGTCTACGGGCTGTACACGGGGAGGGATTTCCTCGGCCCCGTGTTCGATCTCGCCGCCCGGCACGGGCTTCCGTTCCGGCTGCCACGGGTCGCCGACGGCATCGGGATCGACACGGCGATGCAGCCTGCGCTCGATCGTGCCACGGCCGCCGCAGACGCCGCCGGGATCGTCATCCTCGACCGCCTGTGGACGCATCCGTTCGAGTTGGCGGGCGAGGGCACCGGCGACGAGGAGACGTACGAGCAGATCCGCGACGGTTTCTTGGCGCTGCTGCGCGCCGTGCCCGCCGGGGTGACCGAGATCTATCTGCATCCGATGGTCGACGGGCACGAGCTGCGCGCGGCGGTCGACTACGGCGCGGCGAAACGCGGTCACGAGCGGCGGCTGCTCGCCGATCCACTCGTCCACGAGACCATCGAGAAGGAGGGACTCATCCGGATAAGCTGGCGTGCGCTGCGCAGTGTGCAACGCAACATGGTCTGACGCAACGTGCAGCGCCGACAGGAGCCTTAGCGATGAGCCTTGCAGCGCGTATCCGCGACCGTCGACTGGATGCTGCGCCCACCCGCGCCCAGCCCGTCGCATTCGGAGCATCCGGGTTCCCGATCCAGTTGATGGCGCAGACCTTCTCGGCCTTCGTCGTCTATTTCTACGTCGCCCATCTCGCCGTGCCGGCCGAGTGGGTGGCCGTGGCGATGATCGCGCACGGCATCCTGAACGCCCTGCTCAATCCGCTGGTCGGTGCGCTGTCCGACCGGATCCGCACGCCGTGGGGACGCCGGATCCCTTGGATCGGACTCGGAATCGTGCCGCTCGTGGTCGCGTTCGCGCTGATCTGGATGCCGCCGGCGCTGTCCGCCGGTGGCCTGATCGCCTGGTTCCTCATCGTCGTCGCCGTGTACGACATCGCCTTCGTGGTGGTCGTGCTGAACATCTCTGCGCTGTTCCCGGAGATCTTCCGCACGACGGCCGAGCGCTCGCGAGGAAACGTGCCGCGGCAGGTGTTCGCGATCGTCGGGATGATCCTCGGCACGGCCGGTGCTCCGCTGCTGTACGACAGCATCGGGTGGTCGGGCATGGCGATCGCGCTGGGCTTCGTGTGCCTGGTGCTGTTCGTCTGGTCCTTCGCCGGCGGGATGCTGGAGCGACGAGGAGAGGTCGTCGCGGGCGAGACGCAGATGCGGTGGGCGGATCAGCTGCGCTACACCTTCGCTAATCGCGCATTTGTGCCGTACGTGCTCGGGTCGCTGTTCGTGCAGACGGCGATCGCCGTGATCCTCGCCGCGCTCCCCTTCTACGTGCGGTACTCGCTGCACGCAGCGGAAGGGGAGAGCAGCATCCTGCTCGCCGTGATCTTCGTCGTCGCGATCCCGGCGATCCTGCTGTGGAGCAGGGTCGTTCAGGTCACGTCGCCGCGGACGGCGGTGCTGTGGGCCGTCGGGGTGTTCGCCGTCGCGGTGCTGGGGTATCTGGTGCCCTCTTCCGTGCTCGGTGCCGCTCTGGTGGGCGTCGCGGTGGGCGTCGGCGTCGGCGGGCTGCTGCAGCTTCTCGAAGTCGTGCTCTCGCAGATCATCGACGACGATGCCGCGCGTACCGGGCACCGTCGCGAGGGTGTGTATTTCGGCGTGAACGGTTTCGTCGTGCGCGGATCGGTGGTGCTGCAGGCGATCGTCGCCGCGTGGGTGCTGAATGCGAGCGGTTTCGACGCCGCGCTCGGCGACGCCCAGCCGGATGCCGTGGACGGCGGCATCCGGATCATGCTGGCCGTCGTGCCGATGGGCTTCACCGCACTGGCGTGGGTGTGCTTCTACCTGTATCCGATCCGCGCGCGGGATCTCGTCACAGTTTCGGGGTGAGGCCGGGCGCCGCTGCCGGGAGGTGGCGCGTGTGGTCGCTTCCGGGCCACGGAGGCGGTACCAAGGACCACCTCGTGCTGGCGCCTCTGCCGGGAGGTGGCGCGTGTGGCCGCTTTGGGACCACGGAGGCGGCACCAAGGAGCACCTCGTGGGTCAGGGGCGAAGCGTCTTGACGTGGCGGCGCTCGTTCAGGATGCCGCGCGCCGCGCTTCCCAGCCCGTGCGGACCATCTCGTCGACGGAGTAGCGCATCTTCCAGTCCAGGTCGCGGGCGGCGAGCTCGCCGGTGGCCACGATGCGGTCGGGATCGCCTGCGCGGCGGGGGCCGATCTCAGGCGTAAAGTCGATGCCGGTGACGCGCACCATCGCATCCATGATCTGCTTCACGCTCAGGCCGTCGCCGGATCCGAGGTTGTAGGCGGCTTCGATCGACGCGCCGGATGCCAGGCGCTTGGCAGCCTCGACGTGCGCGGCCGCGATGTCGCCGACGTGCACGTAGTCGCGCACGTTCGTGCCGTCTTCCGTGGCGTAGTCGTCACCGTTGATCCGCGGAGTCCTGCCCGCCAGCAGCGCCTCGAAGACGATCGGGAACAGGTTGTGCGGACTGACGTCGTAAACGCTCTCATCGGCGGACCCGACGACATTGAAGTAGCGCAGCGAGGTGTGGCGCAGCGGATGTTCGGACTCGGCCGTCGCGATCGCCTGATCGCGCAGCATCCACTCGCCGATCAGTTTCGACTCGCCGTACGGGCTCGCGGGCTTCTTCTCGGTCTCCTCGACGACGAGCGGCACGTCAGGCGTGCCGAACACCGCGGCCGAAGAGGAGAAGACGATGTTGCTGACGCCGGCGGCTTCGCACGCCAGGAGGATCACGCGCGTGCCCTCGACGTTCTGCGCGTAGGTGTGCAGCGGACGCTGCACCGAGACGCCCGCGTATTTGAACCCGGCGACGTGGATGACGCCTTCGGCCCGGTGGTCACGAAGCGCCTTCTCGACCAGGTCGCGATCGAGGATGCTGCCCTGCACGAACGGCACGCCCTCCGGCACGAACGAAGCGACCCCGCTGGACAGGTCATCCAGCACGACCGGGGCGAGCCCGGCATCCGCGAGTGCACGCACGACGTGCGCTCCGATGTAGCCGGCTCCGCCGGTGACGATCCAGGACATGTGGCTCCTTCCGGGCATCCCGCCGATGCGCCTGTGTAATCCTCGCAGATCGGCCGTCGCCGGCGTGCGCGATCCGGGCGCCGAGGATGAGGTCGCGGGCCGCCTCGCCGCCCGGCCGCCGCACAGCAGCGCTCGCACGCTGGCACGCCTCGATATTCGGTGCTAGCATCGCCGCTATCGCAGTTGCGGAAATCGGATTCCACGATTCGGAAACAACCGCGAATCCATGACAGACAACCTCAACGGAGAGATCAATGTCGAGAACGCCCAGAATCCGCCGACCCGAAGACGAGAGGCTCCGCCTCGGTCCCACTTTCGCCTACGGACTGCAGCATGTGCTGACGATGTATGGCGGGATCATCGCTGTGCCGCTCATCATCGGCAACGCCGCCGGCCTCGCCCCGGCGGAGATCGGCCTGCTCATCGCATCGTGCCTGTTCATCGGCGGACTCGCCACGATCCTGCAGTCGTGGGGTGTTCCGTTCTTCGGATCGCAGCTGCCGCTCGTGCAGGGCGTCTCGTTCTCGGGCGTCGCGACCATGACCGCGATCCTCGCCGCGGGCGAGGGACTGCCCGGTGTGTTCGGCGCCGTGATCGCGGCATCCGTCGCCGG from Microbacterium profundi includes the following:
- a CDS encoding ROK family transcriptional regulator translates to MTKPLAGPQTLLRTLNTRAILEALARRGPLTRAELMGETGLSRTAVTQVLWMLDAGHAVATAGVDRATRGPAATRVSLHPGLGFAAAVHVDHASMHVTLVDPTGAVRAQSEAPLGHVEERAADIAALIAECRRAVQGPLRQVVVAMPGIVTPDGEIRDDQGPDGGAFRAALVAHLDCPVRIENDVNLAALAESDNGVGQDLSSFTLLMIDQGLGAGTVLDGVLRRGAAGIAGEVQYVPQPPVPIGVPVLNDDVVSDLALLHGRDPSDPLPVHLDACAEGDTAAKAIVDELARRLVIVAGSVTLVIDPEAFVLAGHATHPCFVAAVDRAADALSHLLAMRFVPSAFGREATMVGAIGQAASALRESMFARFASIGGMVAR
- a CDS encoding polysaccharide deacetylase family protein, translated to MTAPSDLTTRLGLGGEARAIILNADDFGMCHAANEAITELLVAGHLDSSTVMLPCAWAPEALQFAAAHPDASVGVHLVLTSEWSRYRWRPLTGTATSLVDRDGYFPTEVRSVEERASVQDASAELGAQIDAALAAGVDVTHLDNHMGSVYGLYTGRDFLGPVFDLAARHGLPFRLPRVADGIGIDTAMQPALDRATAAADAAGIVILDRLWTHPFELAGEGTGDEETYEQIRDGFLALLRAVPAGVTEIYLHPMVDGHELRAAVDYGAAKRGHERRLLADPLVHETIEKEGLIRISWRALRSVQRNMV
- a CDS encoding MFS transporter; translation: MSLAARIRDRRLDAAPTRAQPVAFGASGFPIQLMAQTFSAFVVYFYVAHLAVPAEWVAVAMIAHGILNALLNPLVGALSDRIRTPWGRRIPWIGLGIVPLVVAFALIWMPPALSAGGLIAWFLIVVAVYDIAFVVVVLNISALFPEIFRTTAERSRGNVPRQVFAIVGMILGTAGAPLLYDSIGWSGMAIALGFVCLVLFVWSFAGGMLERRGEVVAGETQMRWADQLRYTFANRAFVPYVLGSLFVQTAIAVILAALPFYVRYSLHAAEGESSILLAVIFVVAIPAILLWSRVVQVTSPRTAVLWAVGVFAVAVLGYLVPSSVLGAALVGVAVGVGVGGLLQLLEVVLSQIIDDDAARTGHRREGVYFGVNGFVVRGSVVLQAIVAAWVLNASGFDAALGDAQPDAVDGGIRIMLAVVPMGFTALAWVCFYLYPIRARDLVTVSG
- the galE gene encoding UDP-glucose 4-epimerase GalE, with amino-acid sequence MSWIVTGGAGYIGAHVVRALADAGLAPVVLDDLSSGVASFVPEGVPFVQGSILDRDLVEKALRDHRAEGVIHVAGFKYAGVSVQRPLHTYAQNVEGTRVILLACEAAGVSNIVFSSSAAVFGTPDVPLVVEETEKKPASPYGESKLIGEWMLRDQAIATAESEHPLRHTSLRYFNVVGSADESVYDVSPHNLFPIVFEALLAGRTPRINGDDYATEDGTNVRDYVHVGDIAAAHVEAAKRLASGASIEAAYNLGSGDGLSVKQIMDAMVRVTGIDFTPEIGPRRAGDPDRIVATGELAARDLDWKMRYSVDEMVRTGWEARRAAS